The nucleotide window TGGAATTCATTAAATACATTTGAAATTAAagatatctaaataatatttgatataataattataaaattaatcactaaatttaatatttttactgaGTATGATTATGATCGATTtaagtttaaacaaatattcTGACTGTTTTTATTTACGGATGTGTCTTTTACTGCATGATGGAAATGCAGAACAATAATTCTAGAAAGAATGAATGGAATGCACAtgaaattaatgttttaaatgTTGTACCAATGTCACGccatctttttatataattaatttcttgtTAAGGACTACTAGGAGATAAagattataatgaatattttgtaactTTTCTCCGCCCGCCCCTAATTACGTTGCATACCTTGAAAATGCAAGCCTATTAATATCGTGTTACCACAAGTCAATAAAATCCAATCATTCCAGTAAATTGGTGGTTCCCCACCCCACCGAGTCGATATCCCAATTTCCAAGCCCCTCAATAATGGCATTCTTGTAATATAACTGAAAAAGAAGGCCAAATACCTTCAAACACACAGATGCCCAGGTATAAGTCCCAACTAGGCCACCCTTGTCTGtcttcaaatcaaaccaaaccaaaccatctCTCTTCCATCTCTGCAATCAAAGAGAAAGACAGAAAGAAAGAGAAGCTTGAAGAAAATGGTGAACTTGGTCAATTCATGTGCGCTTGTTCTCGCGATTTCTTCTTTGATGATGATCTTCATGATGAGCGCCCCGTTGTCCGCCGTTGATGCGAGCGGGGATCACCACCTCAACCTGGGATGGCTACCCACTGGATCATCGTTGGTGGGCGAAGAGGAGGAAGGCGAGTTTGAACTGGACTCAGAGACCAACCGGCGCATTTTAGCCACAAGCAACTACATCAGCTACGGTGCGCTGCAGAGGAACACTGTGCCCTGCTCCCGGCGCGGCGCCTCCTACTACAACTGCCAGAATGGCGGCCAGGCTAACCCTTACAACCGTGGCTGCAGCACCATTACACGTTGCAGGAGTTGAGT belongs to Mangifera indica cultivar Alphonso chromosome 2, CATAS_Mindica_2.1, whole genome shotgun sequence and includes:
- the LOC123208325 gene encoding rapid alkalinization factor; this translates as MVNLVNSCALVLAISSLMMIFMMSAPLSAVDASGDHHLNLGWLPTGSSLVGEEEEGEFELDSETNRRILATSNYISYGALQRNTVPCSRRGASYYNCQNGGQANPYNRGCSTITRCRS